TAATGAAGAATATATTTAGATCGCGATGGAAGTGGAAGCTGAGTGACAGACAATGAATCAGAGACACTGTCAGTGATTAATTCGTCACCATAGATCACAGGGTGTAAGTCACCCCCTCATTTTCCTCTGCAATATCACTGGCGTGCAGTTGGGAGCTTGGGGTCATGCCCTCCGCCCCCAATATCTATATGaccaagaaaaataaagaaggagGAAAAAAAGACGGGAAAGGAAAATGGTGTGTGAtgctattttctgaatatcataaCACGATCTATCTATATCACAAAATAAGATTTTCAATTGAAACAGATCAAAATTTAGCTTGCTCGTTTCGTTCTATCGGGACCTTTGAAGAAACTTTGTCACAAACGCCATATTCTGCCCCTCAATCTTTTGTCTCATGTCTCTGTATATAATCCTTGTGTTactatgaaaatatattttcatgattttagttCAAGACATGACagacaattacaaaaaatggaTGTAACAAAATTTCATCACCAAATGTCAATGGGGCAAGAGTCCACTCCACCTATACATTATATTTCCAATTATACAGCCCCATCCACTGACCCTCTGCCTCTAACATTTTCTTAATCGTTCATTGGCTCTAAAAATTATCGGGGGTTTCAAACCATCTATAAAACTGAATACTTGATTGATAGAGGTTTCTGTTCACACATTGAACAGGGGCGCTGAAGTGGTAACGgtataaagaaacaaaaatgacCCGGAGCTATATAGGCAAAAGAAACGCCCGACGTACAGTGGCGTactaactatatatatatattttttttaagtttactgttaaagatttgaaataaattcaacGACATCATTGACAAATAACTCAAGGCTTCCTTTAATGAGCGATTGTATTGATCAGTTTGACTGTACAGAATGCTGTAAAACCTTGAGATCCTTAAAAATAATTGTGCGAGAGAGCGAATCGACGGAGCCCCAGAAAATTGTGATATCTATACTCATCCAAATTCTAATTTCTAGTTTATTCACCTTGTGTATCACACAGATTCTGATCATTCTTCATTTCCctcaatgtttttctttttctcttttacgTTTTCTGCGCCGCTTGAAAATGCTCGCTCTCAGAATTGCATCAATGCTTGCATATGTTTCTAAGTCTGATCCCTGATCATGCCTAGATTCAGGGTAAcgattcatcaacattttcatccaagttgagttgtcagatctaacaacattccttgattctgattggcttaggtgcactgttactatggtaactgtcagataaatcaggacttgtcggatcaattcctttcatgaaacgctcccctgagtgaaacatgatcataattatttatGCGATTCCGAGAAGGTTCATGCGAGGAAGCAAAGAAATCAAAAGCTATACAATTATATTCACCttcaaggtgggggggggggggggggttctgcgAAAATGATCGATAAGTATATAGTTTATCTTGCATgtcttcctttatttttatttcattctaaaTATGCGGGATTTTtcgactccccccccccccacctcaaagTCCGCCTGGGGTAGGCCTACTAGCCCCCTGCGCCGCTCGATGGACCCACTGGTATTTCTACTGCctagattaccccccccccccatgtcatTGCATCCCCGCCCCATCATGTTACCATTGAACTCATCGACCAGATTAACATTAGCGGGTGGGATAGTAAGAAGAGTGTTACTAAACGCTATCATTGTATATCTTTAGATTCCAAAGTCTATGATTCCTAAATTGCATTTACACAAACATTTGCCAACCCAACTTCTTCCCCGGTGCAAGACAGACTTCTGAATGCTTCTTGCGATTGCGACTGACTGGCGGCATAAAGCAGTTCCAAAGCTGTCCAGAGGTCAGTGTTCCTGTCCTGAAGCCCATACTTCAACTCTGTACTTTCCACATGATATATTTCATCTAAAACCTAGGACTAAAATACCGGTAAAATTATACTTCACGCGACAACTCCCCCAAAAGAAGAGCCATATTCAGATCGTTTTTCACGCGCGAGTGTCGAGTCTTCATCATATTTGCTTTGAAATAGTCACGCGTCTTTAACTGGGATTAAATCAGTTCGGTGTACTCTTACAAGCCGTTTCCTGTGTATATTACGAGGACTTTTATCTGGATTTTCGACCCCGATTGCGTGCCGAAGAAAACTGTGTTAATTAGACCGAAGGTTGGAATAGGAGTTggtatcattttcttttaacattCTGGAGTCTTTTGTACTACCGAAGagtaagtgtttttttttctcaatatattcatattgtatTTTAAGTAAATTATATAGGTCTGACATTTGTAATTTGTTGCTTTGGCAATTTAATTAAGCTTGTGAGATTTTAATTAAATTACCAATCAAGTATATATCACCTTCAGAAttttgatataggcctactatattcGTTAGAATTCGGTCTCGGATGTTTAatgtataaattcatatatattcaaaagctttcgtttgattttttttaatgtttgtgttttgataGTTGTTCATTATAGTTTTCATATTAAAACACGTTCCTTCTTGCCACCGCTTGATTCAAGGCCAACTGTTTTGTCTTTATGTacacctggggagcgtttcatgaaaggacttgtcggacgttttatccgacaagtcccgttttatccgacagttaccatagtaacagtacctctcagccaatcaacatcagagaaagatgtcagatctgacaacttgtcggatgaaaatgttgatgaaacgctcccctgaacgAATACAGATGAGCCAATAATTGACAAGCAAGAAAACTCAATTCTTGCTAGCAGTAGCCAACAATGTGTAAATTGCAAATGAAATATGTGAATTTCCAGACAAATTGTCCCTGTAAACTTTTAAATCAACATACTTTTTGCGAACCTCTTAATGTTATTTCGGACATTCgtaatgataattgataatgattataCTAATAACAATATGCAACATATCATTGATTTTTTCATAAGCACTGCATAGTACAAATGCATAAATTTATACGAACATTTTGGGGATTTCTTTCATTCATATATAAATGTCTCGGGAATTAGAACGTAGTGTTTGTGAAATTTGTGTCAGCCGATGTTGATATGATTCTCCATGATTCTACatcattttaataaactttaGTGTCATAAAAACCCTATGATGACCTTCGTTGCAAAGGAGCATCCATGTATATTAAATTAAGaacatcatatacatgtataacaattaTTATTAGTATAGTGGTGGTGCATGATGATTCATGATCATGTGTTTGCAATGAAGGGACTCCAACCCCCTTCACCGTCAATACAATATCCTGGGCATTGAGTCACCAAAGATGTTTGATTTCCAATAAGGGCCGAAACTTTTACAAGCTGAAATCCCGCAACAACATGTTATTAATGTGTTATTCGAAATACATGGATTGTAAGTCaatagtaaatatatatatgcctatatacTTCTTTTTTCAGAGTTACTACGCTTGTTCAACATCACGTCGTACGTCTAGACGCGTTCTGCTCGTGAACGTGTGTGCATCCCCGGATAACCAGCGATTTCCCGccagttttattttttgcttgtcgtcTGTCCGGGAAGATAACTGCGCACCATCGCGATGTATTCAACAAGTGTGAATACGTGTTTCCTTATCATCGCTGTTATCCTGCTCTCACTAGGTAATTTTATTATCTGCTTGGAATTTCTTTCGCATCCAGCTCCTTCACACCTGTCGCTTCCCCTTCCTTAAACTTTCATTTCCTTAGATTTTCCCCATCTCTCTTTCCCAATCCAATGCATACCAAAAGCCCCCCGCGAAAACTTGACATTGTTCTATTTGTTAACATGTTATAAGACTCAGAGTGAtcctattttttaaagattggatCGCGTGACTAATTTGCACCaaaattatataggcctattttgttGGTTGAGGTCTATCTATTCCCCTCCGGCCTCGATCACTCTGttcatttcccttttctcccaaGCCTGTCTTATAATGACCGACATCAACATGAACCAATCCATACACTTTTTTGAAGTTTTCTTGTATGAGGGGCCACGTATCAAAAACTTGGCATATACATGTCATGCcagtatttgaaataaaaattttggtCGTTTGAGTATGATAAATGACGGAAGTagtaactttaaaatgtgttttttctgattttatttgTTCAGAATACCCTTCGAGTGCTCAATTACAAACACATCCACCAACAAAACCAAATACAGCACCAACCACTAAGCCTACCTTGGCATTccaaacaacaaaaatcaacatGCCTACCACAGCCAGGCCTACAACGCAAAGGGCTACAACGCAAAGGGCTGCAACGCAGACACCTGCAACGCAGAGGCCGACAACAAAAGGTTTTGTCACACACACAAGATCTGTGACCAAAACCGCTGCAACGCCACCAAGAACTACGGTGAGATCATCAACGCTTTTTACGATGACTTCAGGGACGCCGCTGACATCAGTGAGTGTCACAATGAGCGGGAGTCCAACGATGCCTACGAGCTCGATATCACCTTCGATGTCGCCTTCATTCAGTTCGCCAGCGATTGTATCAATGATGTCATCTGCTCTTCCATGGACGAGTAGTCCAGCTCCGTTGAAGTTAGTATCTTCTAGTCCTGGAGGGGCACCGTCAGGACCTTCAGCAGCTTCACCAACCGGTGGAGTAACATCAACTGGAGGTGTGGTGTCAGCTTCTGTCAGCAATGCATCACCAAGTGGGTCACCATCTGGGGGTAGTACTGTAACAGGGGCAGGTCAATCGACCATTACTGCGGGTGCAACTATAACCCCAACTAGCCCAACCCTACAGTCGACAATAATTGCAGGACAGACCAGAACAACACCACGTCCTTCTGGTGGAGTGACTACATGGTCACCAGGTGTACCACCAAATAATTCACCACCATCGGGGAACTCTCCTGGTACCGGAAACCCATCAACAATTAGACCAACCAACACTCAAGCCCAAACGACCGTAGGATTGTCAACAAATGCAGGGCAAACCCAACCAACAGGTGGTTCAACTTTACCACCTACAGCTGGACCGACTGGACAAAGTACTCAAGGAGGCGTACCATCTACAGGAGCACCATCACCAGCTCCTATAAAGTCTTCAACAAAACAAATGCCTTCGATGAACGCTACTGATTCAGGAAACACATCATCTTCGGATGTACCAACAACATCTGCAGCTAACCAGACTGTGCTGACTACCGAAGGACAGACGACATTGAATGGCACTGACATCATAACTACTGGAGAGGTTGTCGGTACCACATTACCTCTGTTAACAGACATTTTAAACACCACCTTTGGCCAAACCACATCTGAAGTGAACCAGACTGTACAAGTTACCACAGGTTTATCATCAACTACTGGAAAATCTTCACCGGCCCCGATTAAACTCTCAACGAACCAACAATCTACTGAAGGTAACACAACTACTCTGTCTTCAAATGGTACCATTGAACCAACGTCATTTTCTGCCAATGAGACATTACCAACTACCCTggaacaaactacaaacgtcaCAGGTACAACGAAGGTTCAGTCAACTGGCTCAGGAAATGCAACATATATATGGTTGCAAACAACACTTGCAGATAATCAGACTACTCTACGGCAAACGACAGGAATCCCGAAGAGTGTAGGTACCACTGATTTTCCATCAACAAATGCAGGACAGACGTCACCCCTTGTCGAAATCACAACAATCCCAGAAGGAACTACGAAAGGAGTTAAAACAACACCAGGCGTTTCGCCGACAGTAGTGAAGACGTCACCAGTGCCAGTCCAGACTTCAGTTCAACAGTCTTC
The genomic region above belongs to Lytechinus pictus isolate F3 Inbred chromosome 12, Lp3.0, whole genome shotgun sequence and contains:
- the LOC129273477 gene encoding mucin-2-like is translated as MYSTSVNTCFLIIAVILLSLEYPSSAQLQTHPPTKPNTAPTTKPTLAFQTTKINMPTTARPTTQRATTQRAATQTPATQRPTTKGFVTHTRSVTKTAATPPRTTVRSSTLFTMTSGTPLTSVSVTMSGSPTMPTSSISPSMSPSFSSPAIVSMMSSALPWTSSPAPLKLVSSSPGGAPSGPSAASPTGGVTSTGGVVSASVSNASPSGSPSGGSTVTGAGQSTITAGATITPTSPTLQSTIIAGQTRTTPRPSGGVTTWSPGVPPNNSPPSGNSPGTGNPSTIRPTNTQAQTTVGLSTNAGQTQPTGGSTLPPTAGPTGQSTQGGVPSTGAPSPAPIKSSTKQMPSMNATDSGNTSSSDVPTTSAANQTVLTTEGQTTLNGTDIITTGEVVGTTLPLLTDILNTTFGQTTSEVNQTVQVTTGLSSTTGKSSPAPIKLSTNQQSTEGNTTTLSSNGTIEPTSFSANETLPTTLEQTTNVTGTTKVQSTGSGNATYIWLQTTLADNQTTLRQTTGIPKSVGTTDFPSTNAGQTSPLVEITTIPEGTTKGVKTTPGVSPTVVKTSPVPVQTSVQQSSPSKKTTPNAGSTGQPSERSSTIIVETTTSIISNATSTLKAASPLMSSKPSKSPSNGTGHPISVVSSTTDGGTTDVGKSPGHPVNIALIAGVCSGVCGLILSVVLVYILSKRKRIHKRMHRYHSYGYLNGESTEENPWPTFSNPLFSDASDTKPLY